DNA from Geobacillus vulcani PSS1:
TGCTCAATAGCGGACGATACTTGTCCAATTTGTTCACTCACTTGACCGATTTCCTGGCGAATATGGGCAAATGATTGGCCGCAGACCGCCGCAACGTTTAATCCTTTTGCCACCTCAGCGATCACCTGTTCAGTGGATGCAACCGCCCGTTTCGTTTCTTCTTGAATATAAACAATCAGTTCGGAAATTTGTTGAGCTGAACGAGCGGATTGTTCTGCGAGCTTCCGCACTTCATCTGCGACGACCGCAAACCCTTTCCCTTGCTCACCGGCGCGCGCCGCTTCGATCGCCGCATTGAGCGCCAACAAATTCGTCTGCGACGCAATGCCAGTGATCGCTTCCGTAATCTGTCCAATCTCATTGGAGCGCTCCCCAAGACCTTTCACCAACTGGCCGAGCGTTTGCACATGATCATAAATGAACCGCATTTGCTCGGACATTTGCCCAATCGATTGCTTGCCATCCTCAGCTTTCTCCGACGTTTTCTCGGCCCGGTGCGCCACATCTTTCGTAAGGCAAGCGACGTCGCTCAATGTTTTAGAAATATCATGCACGGACGCGGCGTTGGTGCGGACAGCATCGGCCTGCTCCTCCGCGCCTGTCGCAAGCGTTTCCATCGTTGTCGCAATTTGCTCTGTCGCTTTCGTCGTCTGTTCAGCAACAGCAGCAAGATGCTGAGAATATTGCGCTACCTCTTCGGCATGATGTTGGATTTGCCTCATCACACTTTGCCAAGCGTCTGCCATATCGTTTAACGACGCCGCAATCGGCCGCAGCTGCTGCACGCGATCAAGCGGTACGCGTACCGTCAAATCTCCGCCTGTCATCTTGCCTAAATGTTCATTAATAACAGCAATCGGGGCAACAAACCGCCGGTAATTGAGCGTTGCCGAAACGAAGCCGAGCATCGCGCCAAACAGCACCGTAGCAACAAGCGTCCACCAAAATGCCGCGCCGCGAATGCCGTTGACCAAGCATGTGGCAAGGCCGATCGCCGCTGTGCCAGGAATGACAACGAACATTGTGCGAAT
Protein-coding regions in this window:
- a CDS encoding methyl-accepting chemotaxis protein; protein product: MSLSAYIIRTMFVVIPGTAAIGLATCLVNGIRGAAFWWTLVATVLFGAMLGFVSATLNYRRFVAPIAVINEHLGKMTGGDLTVRVPLDRVQQLRPIAASLNDMADAWQSVMRQIQHHAEEVAQYSQHLAAVAEQTTKATEQIATTMETLATGAEEQADAVRTNAASVHDISKTLSDVACLTKDVAHRAEKTSEKAEDGKQSIGQMSEQMRFIYDHVQTLGQLVKGLGERSNEIGQITEAITGIASQTNLLALNAAIEAARAGEQGKGFAVVADEVRKLAEQSARSAQQISELIVYIQEETKRAVASTEQVIAEVAKGLNVAAVCGQSFAHIRQEIGQVSEQIGQVSSAIEQMTAHARQVNDALQQMTHIVEQSASGAANVSAATQEQMASVEEIASSSTSLGQMADEMRAMLKKFSV